GTCTGTTTGATGCCATCTACTCCTTGTTGAAGAATAAGATACACCGGCTGCCAGTCATTGACCCGGCATCAGGAAATGTCCTCCACATCCTCACTCACAAACGCATCCTCAAGTTCCTCCACATCTTTGTAAGACTTCTTCCCTTTGCAACACTTCTCTGCGTCAAACACAGGAATCTGAAAATGtcctaaaaataagaataaaaatgaaataatcaggCTCCATCTGTGAAAAAtatgtttccttttcttctgGTTGAAGAACTGAATAACTGAAAGTGCAATTGTTGGTCCATATGATTtctattaaattattttctattttaatttgatttttagATATTGTATGCTagttctctttcctcccctccctcctcctcccttcccctcCAGGGATCTATGATTCCTAAACCCAGGTTTCTTCAAAAGCGGATCAGTGAAGTGGCGATCGGTACCTTCAAACAGATTGCGACAGTCCAGGAATCAGCCTCTGTCTATGATGCTCTGACAATTTTTGTAGAGAGAAGAGTGTCTGCGCTGCCTGTAGTCAATGAGCAAGGTAGTTTAACATCACACTGATGTTTGGTGGTTTAATCCACCTGGAAAAgggtcattttgtttgttttatgcatTAGAATCACAGTTTAGTAAATGGAgggtttcattccaaaacactTTGTATCCATCCAGCAACTGCATTGAAATGACTACTAACTTCAACTCTTAGCCCACTGTGCTTAATCAGTCAATAATCAAGAGCGAATGccattttttattgtgtgtttctgGATTTGAAATGTGTCTGATCATCCAtcaacagtcagtcagactCGCAGTCGTCTGTGATTTCTCTCCaatgttgatttttcttttatgcATAATAGCTTACAGAACACAAGTTGACAtatatctttatattttgtctgtctgaaccATCTGTGGTCTgtacatctgtctgtgtgttctcTGTAGGTAAAGTCGTGGCGCTGTACTCCAGGTTTGATGTCATTGTAAGTTAATTTCACACATCTGCATCACTGCAACTTTGATAGCTGGgacaataatataaatataaatcatgTGATTCCCTCAATCTCTTGTCATGCTCAAACAAATAGTTTTacagatgttttttgttgttgttttggtctgGTTAACATTTTTGTCTGGTTGACCTTTCTCTGTGCTACCCTACttctgaaataaaatacaacaaattgATTGCAAATCAGAAAAAGATGAGACCATAAACAAGAGTTAGACCAGAGGTATtgtaaatgataataatgatatataGAAAACATAGTGTGATTGCTTGCCAATCACATAATGAATTAGTACAATCCAGAACGAAAAACTACTTCACGTGAAAGAACAATTTTAAATCCCCAAATTACTGCACAACACAGTAATtaatcttgtaaatatttacacaGAGTCCATAAGACCTAACAGTTTGTTCAAAAGCAAATTAACTGTTGCCAAGAATgttgtattagcaacaaaatagCCTCAAAAATGGCTAGCTTATGTCAGGACTAAACtgattgaagaaaaaaacaaatgtaatatcTAGAGTTACAGTCACAAAATAGCTGTGATGCTGTCAACATTAAATCGGTggatgtaacaatgtcagttaaactgctaTTGAACTGCAGCAGTagtggttgctactagcaacagcATGTTCAATTGAAACCAACCGCTGGTGGCAGAACAATATTGTTGTCTCTTGTCTTCCGTCTTTCAGAACCTTGCAGCCCAGAAAATCTACAACAACCTGAACATGACAATGCAGGAGGCCATTGCCTCCAGAGCCTGCTGTGTGGAGGGAGTTCTCAAGTGTTACCCTCACGAAACACTGGAGACCATCATCGACCGCATCGCAAAGGCTGAAGTAACACACATGCACTACAGTCTGATTGACATATCTTTAACAAATAAAGGATGAATAATGTTCACATATTGATGATATAGTTGTTTGTCACCCAAGATTACTCAATTTTTTTCAGTATAGATCACACTCACAGCAGCTTCCAGACTGTTAAAATGCCACAGTGATCAAATATAGTTTGAAAGCATTTCCATTTGCTGTTTAGAACTATAACCTTTCcagttttttgtttctctgtctttttacttttctttctctcatccaTTACCTTACAGAATATGGCACAAGTTGTCAGTAATGATTCATTTATCTTGACTAGCTATAGAAGCACAATAACCAAATCTTTTTGGGTTTTTCTGTCAGGTGCATCGTTTGGTGTTGGTTGACAGGGACGATGTGGTGAGAGggattgtctctctctctgaccttctACAAGCCCTGGTTCTCACTCCTGCAGGTATTGATGCACTGTACTCCTAACTCCAACCCTTCCATTCATCCCTTACTCTTTCTGTCAGTCGCCCGGTAATCCATCCGTCAACTTATCTGCCTTCAAATCCTCGAAAGCTTCCTGCTGCTTCTGGCGAGCTatgctccttctcctcctgtgAACGCTCACGTTCCTACTGACCAAACTTTATCTTCAACTTTTCATCTTCCTGAAGAAAATGagggtctttcttctcttcctgtgaTATTTTCTGGTATCAGAGTTCCAACTCTGCTAATTTCCTCCCTCTCTGAAATCTTCTTAGCCTTTCAGCTGCCCACCTTGTACTCCAACCAAGAATAATTTTTAACAAACAACACCCTTCAGGGATTCATCTGAAGCCCCCTTGCTCCTTAAAGATCAACCTCTGAAATATTCTCTTAGACCTTGCTGTGATCAACTAACCACCTCCTCTAAAATCTTCTGCTCCTTCAAAATCAGCCAACCACGTCTTCCGGAACCTCATGCTCCTACCAACGACCTTACATTTCCTCTATAACTTTAATTTGAAGCATCAAACAAAATGTTCCCAGAGCCTGCTCTGATACATCCTGCccctgcaaaacaaacaaaagcccTCTCGAAACCCGCAGCCCAGCCAAAATCAACAAGGCACCTTTTGCTTTCACTATTGAGTAATAAATCTTCCAATCCAACTTCAAAACCAGTTCAGTCACCTGTGATCCTACCTACCAACCAAGCAGTTTCTACAGTTTCTACACCAACCCTCCACACCTTCTCCCAAACATCCCTCTTTCATCAGTCAGCCACCGTCTTCATGTTGCAGTTCCTCCTCTGAAACCACCATGCCACCGGCACCTCTTAGCCAACACGCCCCAGGTAGGAAGCCTAATCTAAGCTGCCGGTGGCTGCCTGTCTGAGCTTGCATCttcacttttcctttaaattacaAGATCTCACTGCTGCCTGTTGTGGTTCTTCTGTAGATTCTCCAAAAGGATAATATGAGGGGGAACTGGTACTCATGTTGTTATGGCATCTATCTTGACCTGTTTTAGCAAGtaaatgaaaggaaacacaCTTGTCAACACACTTGTGTGCCTTGTTCACAACttcacagttttattttaaattcaacatatataaatatataatatataaagtatatatgtCCCAATAAGGCAGTGAATCGCAAATCATTGACCCAAGGAGCACACATGCTGTGATTTTCATTCCAATGTTGTACCATTCCCACCTATCTCTGGTTTAAGAATCTGTTGACATCTGGGGACATGTTATCTGTTGCCAGAGCGTCACATGAATGATATGAGTGGACACAAAGCTTCTGTACTCATTAAGTGATGTGatggtaaaataaaatttttagtAGTGAGCATGTGAGAGAAAGTTAAATCTGATTCCTTCCCTCCGTAGTCATCTGATGATTCATGTCGAAACTGAATCTCAAGCTAGCCTGAGATGTCATGTCTCCCACCATTGGCTTTTTCCCTTCCCTGctaattttgtcatttctacatgataaaatttaattaaatattgcTAAagttgaggttcaaagttcattccgACTTTggaaaacagcagttgagaaaagAAACTCACCACATTTAGTAGCTCTCATTTAGAAGAGCGTTTGATCACATCatatgatcttcatcagcagacagagtggggctgcaactaagtttgaaattaaaatttcagCTCCAAAACAGAGTTCCCCGGTTGTCACAAAATTGTTGAAGTTCAAATGAAATTTTTTGGGGGGAACTTTAAGGACTTTTCATCCATGTTGGTTTAAAACATGATgatgggcaaactccatctgctgatgaggatcatgtgatatgatagAAAGCTcaagaacagctactaaatggaccttatGGTGAGATGTTTTCTCAAATACAAAAGTGAATTAACATGTTAGGCCCAAGACCTCACAAACCAGGCCTGCATTATCATTCTTGACCTCTGTCACAGTATGCTGCATTTACATCATACCAGATTTACCCTAAATacaagcagccatcttggataAACTATTTGTGGAATGTGCAGCTTTGACATTTCCCACTTGGTTTTCCTCCAGTGGTGGTTACATCTGCTCCCTGAAGTCGGTCAATTCATTTATCAACGAATATTTTATGACCAAAAAGACACGCCACCAATAATTGATTTCGTGGCTGTCCAACAATGTAAACACCTTAATCCACCCAGGCTGGATAAATACAATATCATCAAGTTTTTCTGGTTCTTCTGATATGATGTGAACATGGCTTTGAGTTTCAGCCTTGATGAAACAGTCTATAGCATCAGACTGTGTGCTTAAGTGATTGTCTTCTGTCTACAGACACTGTAAATAGTGAATAGATTATAGATTTTGTGTTGTGACTTTGTATAAAATTGTATTAGATTGTGTTCCTCAGTTAATTGGTAACACCACAAATTTTCACCTCTGTCACAAAAAGCCAAAGAACTTTGGTAAGATTTTGGCAACTTGACTAAACATTGGTTAAAGTGATGTTTTAGTCACATTGTAGTTGCAAGTTAAACTTGGTATCAgaataaaaacttaaatgaacGATTAAGTTTTCCTCCGTTCTTGTTAATTTCCTCATTTCGTCTTTTCCAGATATTTATGAGGAATCGTGCTGTCAAGACTGAAGAAAACAGGATCGAGACTGATCACGTTAAACAAGACTATGAGGTGGCAGAGTAAATTAGAGGTCAGCAGAGCAGGGTTGTGGCTGAGAAGTCACTAGTTTCAATCCCAGTCGAGAAGAAAAAATATGATATGGAAAGAATAAAGTAAAAGTGGAAACACTTTTACCAATAATGTGCCCTTCAATAGAAGACTGTGGCTGTGCTGGGAAACTGACAGTATTGAACTGGAAAACAGCATCGAACCGATGATGCACATCCAGAGACTTTTAAACTGATTATGACTAAAGCATCAAATTTGAGGTTATTTTCCAATCTGTGTGGAAATTGAGTTGTTGACACCaccatgatttaaaaaaaaagtgatgttaTGTTTAATGGTTTATGTGAAGGAATTTTCTTTAGAGGACCCTAATGTGGGTTTCAGGTGAGGTTGAGGTCACACACATGTCATGCTTGGGGTCACTTGCAAACCTAGAAATGAAACGACCTCTGTGTCTCTAACATTAGTTAATTTTGCTGTCTCCTGCAGTAGACCCATAACGACAGTGGTGTAGATAGAAGATCTGTTGCTTAGACACTCAAAGACAGTTGATTGCATTCTCTGTCTCAGGCGTAGATGTAACAGACTGTCTCctcttaaaatgtaatacatgtgACCTCCTAATTCCAACTTGACTTAGGTAAGCATTTAGTCTGGAAATGGATAACCTTGTAGGAGAACAAGGTTAGTAAAGGATAAATATTGTGGATTAGGAAGAGAAACTTCAGACTTTGTTTTGGCACTGCACTGGGTTTCACCTTGTACTGCTGATATCATTGTCTCCTCAGCCAAAGCTCATTAAACATTGCTATGTAAGACATCCTGAGTTTCCTGAAGCCTTCTTCATCATCAGAGTTGAATAGCACACAAGAATTTCCTTCACAGTTTGTACTTAACTTTCTGGTCTTAGAATGATTACAACATTAGTCATTcatatattgaaaatattgGTTCATGGAATTGTAATTTTTGTAAATGCACTTATGCTCTGGTcactgtgggggaaaaaattaacaaatgttttgctttcaaGTGTACTGGTAACTACAATACTTGGCTTCAGAGACACtatagttttgttttgcaaTAAGGCAATTTAGTTTTGATATGGTGAAGAACGTCCAAAAGAGAACATCGTGCATTAGTAATGTAGGACCGATGCTGGATAAATACAAGGGTAGCAGTTTACATTACAGCTCATTAATAACAAGGTAATAAGGGGGTTAATATTGTATGAACTGTGTAATACTGGGGTAATACCACAACAATTACACATATTATAGTAT
This Siniperca chuatsi isolate FFG_IHB_CAS linkage group LG12, ASM2008510v1, whole genome shotgun sequence DNA region includes the following protein-coding sequences:
- the prkag3b gene encoding 5'-AMP-activated protein kinase subunit gamma-3b; translation: MEPHAEVPLFEMDQEEDEKEDVLSMKSRAGTDPDTFIYMNFMKSHCCYDAIPTSSKLVIFDTTLQVKKAFFALVANGVRAAPLWDNKLKCFVGMLTITDFINILHRYYKSPLVQIYELEEHKIETWREIYLQYSINRLISITPDCSLFDAIYSLLKNKIHRLPVIDPASGNVLHILTHKRILKFLHIFGSMIPKPRFLQKRISEVAIGTFKQIATVQESASVYDALTIFVERRVSALPVVNEQGKVVALYSRFDVINLAAQKIYNNLNMTMQEAIASRACCVEGVLKCYPHETLETIIDRIAKAEVHRLVLVDRDDVVRGIVSLSDLLQALVLTPADIYEESCCQD